The following proteins are encoded in a genomic region of Xanthomonas citri pv. mangiferaeindicae:
- a CDS encoding multidrug transporter AcrB produces the protein MSRFNLSEWALGNRTLVLYAMLVVAIAGIWSYGRLGQSEDPPFTFKAMVIQTQWPGATAEQVSRQVTERIERKLMETGDYEFLRSYSRPGESQVIFFARDSMRSSEIPALWYQVRKKVGDLRPQLPQDIIGPFFNDEFGDTFGNIYALTGDGFDYAIKKDYADRIQRALQQVDDVGKVELVGLQDEKIWIEVDNTRLATLGIPMAAVQQALSEQNAMVPAGFFETADARVQLRVDGAFESVEAIRAFPIRAGDRTVRLGDIATVERGFADPAAPRMRFMGEDAIGIAVAMHEGGDILRLGKALEAEFARLQDTLPAGMVLRKVSDQPRAVRDSVGEFVKVLAEAVVIVLLVSFLSLGLRTGLVVAVSIPLVLAMTFTAMDLFDIGLHKISLGALVLALGLLVDDAIIAVEMMAIRMEQGDSRLKAASYAWTHTAFPMLTGTLVTAAGFLPIATAASSTGEYTRSLFEVVTIALVVSWIAAVLFIPLLGEKMLPDLANPQPPRPGSLPARWRDARSRAADRWPAFAFALAPAEPQAHDHDPYQRPFYRRFRGWLHWSLTHRWLVIGATVALFVASLLLFRFVPQQFFPDSTRLELMVDVELAEGSSLRATEAAAARIDALIDGREGVDSRVAYVGTGSPRFYLPLDQQLPQANFAQFVVTATDVEARERLRTWLVDEVAPTIPELQLRVTRLETGPPVGYPVQLRVSGEHVERVRAIADAIATKVREHPHTMNVNLDWDEPSRIVRLVVDQERARVLGVSSQQIAQFLSSSLSGQQISTYREDNELIGIVMRGPAEERAALERLASLAMPSANGPVPLSQVARLESTFEDGIIWHRDRLPTITVRADVRGDVTPPTVVAQILPMLEDIRSNLPPGYRLETGGTVEDSGKGQDSIKAGLPLFLFVVVTLLMLQLRSFSRSALVLLTAPLGLIGVTLFLLVFRVPFGFVAMLGTIALAGMIMRNSIILVDQIEQDIAAGHPRWNAVIDATVRRFRPIVLTALAAILAMIPLSRSVFFGPMAVAIMGGLTVATLLTLTFLPALYAAWFRVREDERPRASE, from the coding sequence ATGAGCCGCTTCAACCTGTCGGAATGGGCGCTGGGCAATCGCACCCTCGTGCTCTACGCAATGCTCGTCGTCGCGATCGCGGGCATCTGGTCCTACGGCCGGCTGGGCCAGTCGGAGGACCCGCCGTTCACGTTCAAGGCGATGGTGATCCAGACCCAGTGGCCGGGGGCGACTGCCGAACAGGTGTCGCGGCAGGTGACCGAGCGCATCGAGCGCAAGCTCATGGAGACCGGCGACTACGAGTTCCTGCGCTCGTACTCGCGGCCCGGCGAGTCGCAGGTGATCTTCTTCGCGCGCGATTCGATGCGGTCCAGCGAGATCCCGGCGCTGTGGTACCAGGTGCGCAAGAAGGTCGGCGACCTCAGGCCGCAGTTGCCGCAGGACATCATCGGCCCCTTCTTCAACGATGAGTTCGGCGACACCTTCGGCAACATCTATGCGCTGACCGGCGACGGCTTCGACTACGCGATCAAGAAGGACTACGCCGACCGTATCCAGCGCGCGCTGCAGCAGGTCGACGATGTCGGCAAGGTCGAACTGGTCGGGCTCCAGGACGAGAAGATCTGGATCGAGGTCGACAACACCCGGCTGGCGACGCTCGGCATTCCGATGGCGGCGGTGCAACAGGCGCTGTCTGAGCAGAACGCGATGGTGCCGGCGGGCTTCTTCGAGACCGCCGATGCGCGCGTACAACTCCGCGTGGACGGCGCATTCGAGTCGGTCGAGGCCATCCGCGCGTTCCCAATCCGCGCCGGCGACCGCACTGTGCGCCTTGGCGACATCGCGACCGTCGAGCGCGGCTTCGCCGATCCGGCCGCGCCGCGGATGCGTTTCATGGGCGAGGACGCGATTGGCATCGCGGTGGCGATGCACGAAGGTGGCGACATCCTCCGGCTCGGCAAAGCGTTGGAGGCCGAGTTCGCGCGGCTGCAGGACACGCTGCCGGCGGGCATGGTGCTGCGCAAGGTCTCCGACCAACCGCGCGCGGTGCGCGACTCGGTCGGCGAATTCGTCAAAGTGCTGGCCGAGGCGGTGGTCATCGTGCTGCTGGTGAGCTTCCTGTCGCTGGGCCTGCGCACCGGCCTGGTGGTCGCGGTGTCGATCCCGCTGGTGCTGGCGATGACCTTTACCGCGATGGACTTGTTCGATATCGGCCTGCACAAGATCTCACTCGGCGCGCTGGTGCTGGCGCTGGGCTTGCTGGTGGACGACGCGATCATCGCGGTGGAGATGATGGCCATCCGCATGGAGCAGGGCGACAGCCGGCTCAAGGCCGCCAGCTATGCGTGGACGCACACCGCCTTTCCGATGCTGACCGGCACGCTGGTGACCGCCGCGGGCTTTCTGCCGATCGCGACCGCGGCTTCGAGCACCGGCGAGTACACGCGCTCGCTGTTCGAGGTGGTGACGATCGCGCTGGTGGTATCGTGGATCGCGGCGGTGCTGTTCATCCCGCTGCTCGGCGAGAAGATGCTGCCCGACCTTGCCAACCCGCAGCCGCCGCGTCCCGGTTCGCTGCCTGCGCGATGGCGCGATGCACGCAGCCGCGCCGCCGACCGTTGGCCGGCATTCGCTTTCGCATTGGCGCCGGCCGAGCCGCAGGCGCATGACCATGATCCCTACCAACGGCCGTTCTACCGGCGCTTTCGCGGCTGGCTGCACTGGTCGCTGACGCACCGCTGGCTGGTCATCGGTGCGACGGTGGCGCTGTTCGTCGCGTCGTTGCTGTTGTTCCGCTTCGTGCCGCAGCAGTTCTTCCCCGATTCGACCCGGCTGGAACTGATGGTCGATGTCGAGCTCGCCGAGGGCAGCTCGCTGCGCGCCACCGAAGCCGCGGCCGCCCGAATCGACGCGCTGATCGATGGGCGCGAGGGCGTCGACAGCCGTGTGGCCTATGTCGGCACCGGCTCGCCGCGGTTCTATCTGCCGCTGGATCAACAACTGCCGCAGGCCAACTTCGCGCAGTTCGTCGTCACCGCAACCGATGTTGAAGCGCGCGAGCGCCTGCGCACCTGGCTGGTCGACGAAGTCGCGCCGACCATCCCCGAGTTGCAGCTACGCGTCACCCGACTCGAGACCGGGCCGCCGGTCGGCTATCCAGTGCAGCTGCGCGTGTCCGGCGAACACGTCGAGCGCGTGCGTGCGATTGCAGACGCGATCGCGACCAAGGTGCGCGAGCACCCGCACACGATGAACGTCAATCTCGACTGGGACGAGCCCAGCCGGATCGTGCGCTTGGTCGTCGACCAGGAGCGCGCCCGTGTCCTGGGTGTGAGCTCGCAGCAGATCGCCCAGTTCCTGTCGAGTTCGCTGTCGGGTCAGCAGATCAGCACCTACCGTGAGGACAACGAGCTGATCGGCATCGTGATGCGTGGACCCGCCGAGGAGCGCGCCGCGCTCGAGCGCCTGGCCAGCCTGGCCATGCCCAGCGCCAACGGCCCGGTGCCGCTGTCGCAAGTTGCGCGGCTGGAGTCCACGTTCGAGGACGGCATCATCTGGCACCGCGATCGATTGCCGACGATCACCGTGCGCGCGGATGTCCGCGGGGATGTCACCCCGCCGACCGTCGTCGCCCAGATCCTGCCCATGCTCGAGGACATCCGCAGCAACTTGCCACCGGGGTACCGCCTGGAAACGGGCGGCACCGTCGAGGACTCGGGCAAGGGCCAGGATTCGATCAAGGCCGGCCTGCCCCTGTTCCTGTTCGTGGTCGTGACGCTGCTGATGCTGCAGCTGCGCAGCTTCTCGCGCAGTGCGCTGGTGCTACTGACCGCGCCGCTGGGGCTGATCGGCGTCACCCTGTTCCTGCTGGTCTTCCGGGTGCCGTTCGGCTTCGTGGCGATGCTCGGCACGATCGCGCTGGCGGGCATGATCATGCGCAACTCGATCATCCTGGTCGACCAGATCGAGCAGGACATCGCCGCCGGCCACCCGCGCTGGAACGCGGTGATCGACGCGACGGTGCGCCGCTTCCGGCCGATCGTACTGACTGCGCTCGCCGCGATCCTGGCGATGATTCCACTCTCGCGCAGCGTGTTCTTCGGCCCGATGGCGGTGGCGATCATGGGCGGGCTCACCG